A window of Mucilaginibacter robiniae genomic DNA:
ATGCGAGCTGAAAAAGCCAGTTTGATTGATGAGCATTATTACCGCACACCGGAGTGGTTTCTAAAAAACGCTTCACGATATGATGAGTACGATCGTAAAGGTACTAAAGTGTTTGCCGGTGAATATGCAGCACATATCCCGAATGAAACGCAAAAAGATACACGTGCCGAAAGTCATAACACTTGGTGGGCAGCTTTATCAGAAGCCGCTTTCATGACCGGGTTGGAGCGTAATGCCGATGTAGTGCACATGTCTTCTTACGCTCCTTTGCTAGCCCACGTAGATGCCTGGCAATGGCGGCCCGACCTGATTTGGTTTGACAATCTACGTTCCGTAGCTACCCCCAACTATTATGTACAACAGGCTTTTTCTACGCACAAAGGGAACCGGGTAGTGCCTGTATTAGCTGGTAATAAGATATTAGCTGGCCATGATAGCCTGTATAGCAGTGCTACCATTGATACGGCTAACCGGCAGGTTGTAATTAAAATTGTAAATACTTCTGTACAGCCTCGCATGGTTAACATTAACATACAAAGTAAGTCACGGTTAGGTAAACAGGTACAATGGTTACAGATAAGCAATCCTGATAAAATGGTTTTTAATAGTTTGGAACAACCTGATCAAGTTAAACCTGTTAGCCAGAATATCACTTGGGTAGGTAAGGAGAAGATGGTTAAACTGGATGGGCTATCAGTTAATGTGTTTATTGTAGCTGGTGGGAAATTTTAGAATAGGTTCACTAAAGCTTTATTGTAAAGTATTCATTGTATCTTTTCTTTAAAAAAGAATGCGCATATAGCTTCGCTTTTGTGTTCTTTTTTAAAGAAGTATTAGTTATTTTATGGATGCTAGGAGTGAAACAAGTTATTTAGAGTAAGCAAATAAAGTTGGATTGAAATAAACAATCCAGTACTAGGTAGTAGTTCTTTTCCTATGGTTTATCATCTAACTCACTCACATCATAAAATTACTACTTGGCTATTTATAAGATGAGTTCTAGTTAAAAGACTGCCTGAACTCCAGCGGTGATATTTCTGTTTTGGTTTTAAACAGCTTACTGAACGATTGCAGGTGTTCGAACCCTAATTCATAAGCAATTTCACTTATAGACAAATTGGTGGTTGACAATTTCTCTTTAGCTTTTTCAATCAGCTTTTCGTGAATGTGCTGCTGGGTATTTTGTCCGGTTAATACTTTTAGCAAACTGCTTAAGTATTTGGGTGATAAATTTAAAGATTGTGCAATATGCCCAACGGTAGGTAAGCCTTTTAAAGTTAAATCATCACTATCAAAATAATCAATTAATAAATTTTCCAAACGTTCCAGTATTTGATGACTAGATTTTTCCCGGGTAATAAATTGCCGGTGATAAAACCGATCGGCATAGTTAAGCAGGGTTTCCAGATGTGAAATGATAATGCTTTTGCTGAACTTATCGATGTTGGAATGGTACTCCTGCTCCATGTTTTTAATAAGATTAACAAGCAAGGCCTCTTCTTTATCGGATAGGAATAGAGCTTCGTTTACCGAGTAGTTCCAGAAATCATATTGTTTAATGGTTTGGGCTAACGGGGTATGCCAAAGAAAATCAGGATGGATGAGTAGCAGCCATCCTGATTGTTTAAGTTGTACAGTGTTTTTGTCAATAGAAAGGCTTAGTACTTGGTTAGGCGATACAAACGACAGAATGCCTTCATTATAGTCATACGTTTGCTGACTGTATTTCAATTTGACTTCGTTAGCATTTGCTACTCTTTTCAGGGCAATGCAATAAAAATCATAACACCAGGACGTAGGCTCACTCAGTTTTAAACTTTCAACAGACTCTATCTTAAGCACACTAATTAAAGGATGCTCAGGTTTGGGCATCTGCCTGAACTGCAGAAACTCGCTGATAGTTTTAAAACGTTTCACGGGGTTAATTTTCCTTTCTTATTTCCAATACAATTTTGCCACGCACGTGTTTTGTTTCGCTTTCGCGGTGGGCATCTGCCACTTGTTCCAACGGGTACACTTTGCTCACTACGGCTTTTACTTTACCCTCGTTAATGAATTGAGTAGTACCACTTAGTGAGGAAGTGTAAGTAGTTACGTTACCTCCGCCAACTAAAGTTCCGGTAGCGTTCTTTTGGGCAAGTGCATTCAAAAAATCATCTGTAAGGGGCTGATCCAGATGAGTACATACAAAAATACCACCTTCTTTCATTACGTTAACCGACTTTAATCTAACGTTATTATCCCGAACGGGCGAAGCGTTAAATATTACATCTATATCATGCAGTAGTTCTTCAAAATGCTGTTTGTTGTAATCAATTACCTCGTCAGCACCTAACTCTTTCAAAAAATCAAAGTTGTAAGCTGATGCTGTTCCTATCACATACGCACCCATAGCTTTAGCAAACTGTACTGCCAGGTTGCCTACGCCACCAGCCGCACCATGAATCAGCACACGCTGTTCCGGTTGTACCTTACCCAAATCTACTATACCATTCCAGGCAATAAGCGCACATGAAGGAAGTGCACCTGCCTCGTTAAAAGTGATATGGTGTGGCATTAAAGAAAACTGGCTGGCCTTTGCTGCAATATATTCAGCATAACTTCCATCGCCCGGAAAGTTTGGAACTCCATATACTTTGTCGCCTTTTTTAAAATTAATTATTTCACTGCCGCTTTCCTCCACTACACCTGCCGCATCCAAACCTAAGCCCAAAGGTAACTTCAAGTAAGATCGTAAAACCTCGTTGCCGCCCTGGCGGATAATGTAATCAGCAGGATTAACACTAGTCGCATACATTTTTATCAGGATTTCATCGGTTGCCGGAACAGGGCGTTCCACTTCATCCAGTTTCATTACTTCCGGACCACCAAATTCATGAACTCTTATTGCTTTCATATCTCTTATTCTTTTGATATACAAAAGTCAATAAGAGTTCACAAACCAATTTAGCCGAATGGCGCTTTAGTTTAGCCAAAATGATGAAGTGTTTTTATCTTCAAAAGCTTGTTTACACAGTAGAAGAATACTTTATACGACAGGCAAAGAACCACCATCAATGGCATAGTTTGTTCCGGTCAGGTAAGCTGCTGATGGAGATACCAAGAAATGAACCAAAGAAGCAACTTCTTCCGGCTCTGCCATTCTGCCCATAGGGATGCCGCCAGTTTGCGCAAGTAATTGCTTAAATGCTTCTTCAATATTAATTCCGGTTGAAGTTGCATAATCCTGAATGAATTTTTCCATAGGCGGGGTTTTAGTTGCTCCGGGCGATACAGTTAGCACACGTATGCCTTTAGTGGCCAGCTCAGTTGCTAATGCCTTGCTATAACTATTCAAAGCAGCTTTGGAAACCGCATAAGCCATATTCAGATTCCATAAAGGCTGCCTGCCTGATACAGAAGAAATGTGAATAATAACACCGCTTTGCTGTTCAATCATTTGTGGAAGTAATATTTTGTCTAATCTGATAGCAGATAGCAGGTTCAGTTGTAGTTCGCTTTCCCAATGTTCGTCGGTTAAGGTACTGAAGCCGCCCGGAGGGGTAGTTAAGCCACCCACATTATTAATCAAAATATCAATGCCCTGAAATTGCTCCATGATTTCCTGCCCCATTTTAGTAACCTGTTCGGGCTTAGTTAAATCTGCAGCTATAAAATAATGCTCTGTATTGCCATCTCCAGGATGGTTTCTGGCCGAAACAATGACTTGTGCACCAGCTCGTGCTAACTCGTCTGCAATGGCTTTGCCAATACCTTTGGTGCCGCCGGTTACCAGCGCTCTCTTGCCGGTAAGATCTGTTGTTTGATTTTGTTTGTTGTTCATGTTATTACTTAATTATTTTGAACTGTTTGTTCCAGAATTGTTGCTAATTGCTATAAACGTTGTTGAGATATTCTGAAGTGTTTGTTCCAGAAAAGGCTAAAAAATTTTTATTTAGTTAGTTGTTTGATAAAATATTGGGCCATTTTCTTAATCTTCACTGGATCTCTGTGTAGAATATAAGATTCATACCATCCCGTCCAGGTACTGATAAAATAGTCGGCTAAAAGCTCCGGATCTTCGTCAGATGAAATTTCACCTTGCTCCATAGCACTTTTAATTAGGGAGTATAGGAAATGGTAGGCATAGTCGCTGTCGGCTTTTAAAATGTCCTTTACTCTTTGGTCGTTAGTAGCTACTTCAAAAGCCGTTTTTACAGCCATGCAACTATGAACCTCACTGATGATGGTCGTAACCGCGTCATGGATGTAATCAACCAAAATACAAAAAGGTGATTTTTGAACTGCCAACCGTTTCTGCATGTCTTTTTTCCTGATCTCAGTATAGTGCTGAACACACCTTACAAACAGTTCTTGTTTATCACCAATCGTATTATACAAGCTGCTGTTGTTAATTTTCATGGCATCAGTCAAGTCGCGAAGAGAAGCTCCATTATAGCCTTTCTCCCAAAAAACTTCCATTGCTTTTTGGATGGCTTCTTCTTCATTAAACTCGACGTTTCTTGCCATAACTATTTTCTACAGGTCAAACATAGATTTATTCTGGAACAGGCGTTTCATAATAAAGTCATTTTACAGGAGCAAAGCTACATGATATTAGCTCGCTTCAATATCCATACTGACAATGAGGTTGTTGATGAAAGAATATACGTGCTTTGTTGTTCCGTCAAATACGATATTGCCATCTAAGTCTTTTACAAGTTGATCAACCAGAACTTCAACTTTCCCGTCTGGACGTTCCGTAATAGATCTTGGCTCAACCTTAGGGTTTATCTCACTCCATTGTCTTGTCCAATATGCTCTTACCGCATCATAACCGATTACATAACCTCCTTCAAAAGCTTTTGGCCAATGTACATGAGCATCCATAACCGAGAATACGCTGTCAATATCTCTATTATTAAATCCGCTGTAAGCCTTTTTGATCATAGGCCAGTATTGTGATTCCATAAGAAGTTATCTAATTCAATGCAGTAAATGTAACGTATTTATTGATTTGAAGAATTTCGTTAAAGGTGTAATAACACATCAACATTTATAAAATATAGAGCATCACTCAAGAACTTTGATGCTATGGTGGTCAGGCTTGCCTAATGATAAGATTATCTGGTTGTAAGTGCTTGTATCCGGTTAGCCGCATGCTTATTTTGCGGATCCAGTGCCAACGACTTCTTATAATTAACAAGTGCTTCTGTGTGGCTATCCACAACTTCCAGCATTTCTGCCAAGCTATCATACGCGTTTGCGCTTTGCGGATATAATGAAACAGTCAGTTTGAAGATAGCTAATGCTGCTGGTAAATTCTTTTGAGCCAAAAGCTGATAACCCCAGCCGTTAAGTTCGTTTTCGTTCAGGTTAAAAGAAGGATCATTCTTTCTTAATCGTGCTGCTACTGTTATAGCCTGATCAAAGCCCTGTTTCAATAACGCAACTCTTAATTCTTTTAAGTTTTTAGGCAAGCCAAAACCATTAGCTTCATGCATTTCAGGGATGTAATAACCCGCAATCTCGTCGATAAACTGGTCTGGGTTGCCTTGCAGTAAATTGGTCAGCACAATAATGGAAAGATCATCTTTTAAATATACAAACAGGGCTGATCTGCCACCTCCCACGGGGCCTACTGCAGGGTGTTCCTCACGGGTTATGGTTGGCCAGCCAAGTGCATAGCCGTTCGTTAACCGATTGAAGCCGCCAATTTTACCATTGTTAAGAATAGCCGGTGCCCATAGCTTATCCAGGCTGGATGGCTGCTTGAGCAGCTTTCCGCTTTTTAATGCAATTATCCAGTTAGCCAAATCAGTGGCGGTAGATTGGATACCTGCTGCCGTTCTGAAAAATACAGGGAATTGCATATAAGCCTGACCCGGTGTACTGTTTCGCACAAAGTGGTCGCCTACCTGCTTGGTTAGGGTGTAAGCGCCTGCATAGTTAGGTATTACATCATAAGAATCGCCAAAGCGGGTTAGCTTCATGTCTGCTACTTTAAACTGCCGTTCTTCAATAAAACGGGTAAAATGCATACCACTCAGTTTAATAATAATTTGCCCTAGCAGCACATAACCCGTTTGGTTGTAACGAAACTTTTCACCGGGTTTAAATTCTATAGGCAGCGCTTTTACTTTTTGCATGGCTTCCTGCTCATCGTTATGGCCTATTACTTGTTCTTCAGCATCTATCAAATCTGGTAGGCCCGAGGTATGAGTGAGTACCTGTTGCAGGGTAATATTTTTCCAGGTATCAGGCAGGCTATCCAGGTAGCGGGATAGTGGGTCTGTAACTTTCAATTTCTGCTCTTCTGCTAATTGCATTACGGCAATGCCTACAAAAGCCTTGGTGATAGAGTTAACAGAAAATATGGTCTGGTGGGTTGCTTTGATATTATATTCCAGGTTAGCTGTGCCAAAGGTGGTATCCTTAACAATTTTACCTCCACGCACCACAGCTAACTGTAAAGCTGGAATATGGCGCTGCTGCATTTTTGCTTTTACAAAAGCATCTATACTATCAGAAGTGGAAAGTTGTTGCGCTTTAGCAGAGGTAGCCAATAGGCCAAGTTGAACAAGCAATAGCAGCGTAAAAGTTTTAAGTTTCATGAAATAATAAATGATGGATAGGACGTGAGACGCTACATGATATACCGTGGTTACACGTACTCATGATTTTATCATCTATTGTATTGAGTAGCCTTATAGTAGGGTTTCTTTTATTACACTAAATTTAACAGATGTGTGTTTTCTGGCTTCATCATTGCAGGATAACCATGTTTAATAGCTGCTTTTGTGAAAGAACTTAAACCAGCGGGTACTTACTTATCTGTATTAACCATTTTATTGGGTGTATGCGGGCTTGCCGGCTGGTTGCTGGATTTGCCGGTACTGTATGGGTTTTTGTCCAAAAGTGCGTCTATGAAGTTTAACACGGCTTTAGTTACCTTACTGTTGGGGGTAGCCACGCTTTGTTATCAGTTAGGTTACAAACAAAGTTCGCGGATATTAGGTTCAATCGTTCTCCTGTTTAGCCTGTCAATCTTATCAGGATATGTTTTTTCCATCGACCTGAATATTGACCAATGGGTAGTAGGAGACCAATTCACCAATACGCAGCAGGCGCCTCCGGGAAGAATGTCGGCTTTTACGGCAACTTGCTTTTTACTGGTAAGCTTTGGTATGGAACTATTTGCTTCCAAAAAACCATCGGCAGCGCAAAGCATACTTACGCTTTGCTTTTTACTGGTATATAGCGCATCAATAGGTTTGCTACTTAATATTAGCGGTTTGTTTCAGTTTGGCCAGTATTCGGCTATTGCTTTTCCAACAACTTTAGGATTACTGAGTGCTACTTTAGGCTTGCTGTACACCAGTAAATATCAAGGCTGGCTTAGCGAAGCCTTTTCCAGGCATTCAGCATCTGTTCCCGTACGCTTTGCGGTTTTGTATTTCCTGATCTTATTGCCCATTATTATAGCCGGGTTTATATGGATACTTAAGCACACCACAGTTACTCCTGAGTATGCTATGGTGGTACTGATGCTGGGAGCTGCCGTTTTAACCTTGCCCTGGGCCTTTCTGATATTGAGAAAACTAAACAGGTCGGATGACCGACTGCATAGTTTGATTGAAGAGTTGCAAAAAAGTCGTAAAAAACTGAATGAAAAAAACCAGGAACTCACTTTTGTTAATCAGGAACTTGATAGCTTGCTCCATATTGTTAGCCATGACCTCCGGACACCGTTGATGAGCCTAGAGGGTTCTCTTGAGTTGTTGCACCGTCGCCTTGAAAACAAGGTTGAAGATAAAGACAGGCAGCTATTCACCATTCCGGGTAAATCCATTAAAAGGCTAAGGAATACAATTGAACATTTGGGCCAGATTATTAAATCGCAAAAGTTAAATGCCGAGGGCGCTGAAGAGGTTGATTTGTGTGCTTTGGTGGATGATATCCGTGCAGAACTGTCGGAAACACTGCAAAGTACCGGAGGTCGCATTACAACTCAAGTTGATGATTGCCAAATATTTTACAAGCGAGTTCATTTAAGAAGTATTCTGCAGAATTTAATTACCAATGCTATAAAGTTCAGGCACCCCGACCGGGCACCTATTGTGCATATACAGGCAAGCCCCACAAAAGATGGTGTGCAAATTGCCATAACGGATAATGGACTAGGCATACCTCAGAAAGATTTACCAGACCTGTTCCACAAATACCGTCGTTTTCATCAGCATGTAGAAGGTACCGGGGTAGGGTTGTACCTGGTTCAACAATTGATTGGTATTAAAGGCGGAACTATAGAGGTGAAAAGCCAGGAAGGTGCAGGTACTACCTTTACGCTTTTCTTGCCTGTTTAGCGAACGCTTTTATTCCTCTTTCATTAACTTCTTACTATTATGAAATGGCTCTTTGTCCGCGTTGTAATACCAATTGCTGTACTAGCCTTTTTGCAATAGGGAAGAGATCATGAGTTCCAGCGTACGATGGTTACTGTTGTCAATCCTGAAATCTTTGAAAATGATTTTTCCGTCTTGATCTATCAGGAAGTTTTCAGGTTCACCTTGTACGCCATAGTTTTTACGAGCAAATTCTGAGCTGCCCCGTAACGGGATAAATGAATAATTGCTATTTTTCAATAAAGGCAGTACGTAAGGGTCTTGTTCAGGATCTACATTAATGCCTACATACACTACATCTTTACCTTTAAATTTATTGATTACCGATTGAAAGTGCGGAAACTCGGCGCGGCAAGGGCTGCAGCCCGGAAACCAGAAGGTAAGCAATACAACTTTACCTTTCAGGTCATGTAAATTTAGCTTACCCTTACTGGTATAAAGATCTAGCTCAAATGGATAAGCCGAAACTGCTGTGTGATGTCTAATGGTTTCAACATCCTTCAACATCTGCTTTTTGTTTTTGCCTAATGATTGGGCATAACCTGTTAGTGCTGTATAAAGTGGATAAGTAGGAAGTTTTGCATATTTTGTAGCCAGGCTATCGTAAGCCGCTTTAACATCTCCGGCTTTGGCTAGCAAATCAGCTTTTTTGAGTGCTACAAAGTCGTTGAGGTAATTAAATGAAGGCAGTTTAATTTGGTCTGCTTTGCTGGCAGCCTCTTTATAGCTTTGGCTTTGTTCTAGTTGATTAATCTGGATTAATGATTCAGCTAGCTGTTTTCTGATTTGCCATTCCTTTTCCTCACCCATTTCGTTGCTGAGTGTCAGAGCTTTTTCGGGATTGGTTTGCAGGTACGCATCGGCTAACCCGATCATTCCGGATGATGACCATCTGAATTTTTGTGGGGGATAGGTTTGGCGCAATTGCTCATAATCCTGAATCCTGTCATTAAGGCTGGTATCACGATCGGCTAACCAATACAAGGCTTGAGCACCTTGTTCACTTGCTGGGAACCGTTTTACAAAATCAAACACCTTTTGCCTGTAATCAGGATCGCCATTTTTTAAAGCAAATAAGTAGGAGGCTGCGTAAGTAGCATTTGCAGTGTCGGCTAACATGGCTTTTCTTAAATACGCTGTAGAGAGGTCATCTTGTCCCCACCTGCCTGCATCATTAGCAAGCATAGACCATATGTCGGCATTTTGGGGTTCCAGTTCGGCGGCTTTGAGCAAAAACTCTTTTGCTTGTGGCATTTCGGCATTATGATAAAAGGTGCCGATGGCCAAAGGGAAGTTTACATTTTGTGGGTATTTCTTCATCCATATCCTATACTGCGCAATAAGAAGTGGATTGTTCAACCCCATTACGTAGATATAGTTTCTATGGGCTTTTGCATCGTTAAAGTTTGATTCTAGTGTTGACCGAGCTGCTTTAATTTCACTTTCTGATGCAGGTCCCATTCGAACAGGTCTTTGAGCAAAGACCTGCACGGCGGAACAAACGATAAGCAAAACTGCATATACTACAAGTTTCAAATTACTTTTCATCGTTATATAAGGTTAGATGGATTATAAGCACCAGTTAACACACAATGCTAATGTAATTATTTACAGGTGAATAAGTATTGTGCTTTAGTTAGATTTAACTTGTCTGACCTCATCATGAACAGTTGCGGTGAGCACAATTACCTACTTTTAAGAATGTGTAGATGGTTGGCTAAAGCTTGCAAACTATTCATTCGGCGTTGTAAACCTTGGGCAATAGTTAAAAGATGAGGTGAAGATTGATTTTGGCGCACGCGGAACACATGCGCCAAAACTATGCGGATAGCATTATTTAGGTTGCAAAGCCTGACCTTCAAAAACAACGCCTAACCAGCCCTGAGCCATAAATTGCCGAATGTTCTGGTGGTCGGTTCCGGTAGGATGATTCAATACGGATTGGTAATGTTCTGCAAATAGTAACAAGGTATCTTCTGCGCTCAGGTTGTTGAGTTGCGCAAAAGCAAAAATCTTGGCACTGCCTTGGTTCTGGGTTGCTTCGTTGTATGCCTCGCCATTTTTAAATGCGGTAGGCTGGTGCTGATAGTAGGTCTCTATAAACTGAATTACGTCAGCAAACAACACGGAATGATTTTTTAAACCTGCCAGCAAAGTAGTTAATTGTTCTCTCATGGTTTGGCAAAATTAGAAGGCACTTAATGATATTCTAAAAATTATTTAAAAAATATTTAAAGAATTTTCTTTATTAAAATAATAGTTGTATACTTGCAGCATGAAAACACAATTAATACAGATACAATTGCCGCAACTGATTTATCAGAGGTGAATGGGTATGTATTAAAATAACATAGCAAAATATTCAGAATCCTCTTAGATATACCTAAGGGGATTTTTTGTTTTCAGGGCATTTACAGGGTAGTATATCAATTGGTTAGATTACCACATTTGGGATGTGGAGGCTTCCGGTTCGAATCCGGACTACCCTACTGATTTATAGGTTAGAACGTTAGCTCAATGGTAAGAGCGGCACCCTTATACGGTGATGGTTGAAGGTTCAAGTCCTTTACGTTCTACAATAGTTTCCTGTGGTGCAACGGTAGCACGTCTGATTTTGGTTCAGAAGATCGTGGTTCGAATCCATGCAGGAAAACTGACATATTTTACTGATAAACTTGGTTGTTTATTTATTGGGATACTGCTAGTAGGTGGGTAAGGGATGTTACGTTTGGTAAAGAAATATCTTTACTTTCATTGTTGTGAATCAGATACGTCTATTTTGACCTAGTGAAAATATTAGGAATTTATTTGCATGATATAGCAGAAATGTAGAATGTAAGCTGCGCAAGTAAGGGTTAAGATGGGGTAAAATTTAATAGTTGAATAATGCTGATTATGAAAATCAATCCTTAGAAAGTTTACAAACCAAGATGATTAATCAGTAAAGCACTGAACCGATGGATGATATGCCCCTAAGACTAAGGTCTATAAAGCATATAACATGAGTAGTATGTTAGCCTTTAGACAAAAAATTAAGCACTTTGCTTCTCCGGATCATCCTGTAGCCAGCGTACCGACAAGGCGGCAATAAACAGGAATACGCCTGCCATCACTAAGGCATAAATAGGCTGATTGTTGAAAATGTGCTTTACCAATAAGCCACCTACAATCCCATTCAAAATTTGTGGAATGGTAATGGTAAAATTGAATATACCCATATAAACTCCAATTTTTTGAGGCGGTATGGAGTTCGATAGTATAGCATAAGGGATAGCCAAAGCACTGCCCCAAGCCAAACCGATGCCCACCATGGGTACAATAAGCAGATATTGATTTTTAATTAGAAATAAGGAGATCAGCCCTAAGCCGCCCATGATGAGGGAAAAGGAGTGTATCTTTTTCCGGCTGATTTTAGTAAGGATTTTAGGTAGCAGTAGCGCATAGATGGCCGAAACCGCATTGTAAACGCCAAACAGAATATCAACCCAGTTAGCGGCATTGTTATAACCTTCGGATGAAGTATCGCCTGCCTTAATATGAAAAACATGTTCTGCCAAGGCAGGTGTGGTAAATACCCACATAGAAAAAAGCGCATACCAGGTGAAGAACTGTACCACAGCCAGCTGTTTCATGGTTGTAGGCATGTGCACCAGATTGGAAAAAACTTCGGCAATGGCGCTTTGATTTTTATCTTCTTGATCGTCTTTGCTTTCTTCCTGTTTATCGGCCTGAAAGCTGGCTTGCTCCTCCGGAGAATACTCTTTTGTGGTAAATACCGTCCACAAAACGGTTGCCACCAATACTACGGCACCTGCCATAAAAGAGTATAATACGTTGGGGGGTACTGTGCCTTTAGGGGCTGTTTTCGCTACACCAAACCAAGCAGGTAAAACATAAGGCAATAGCGAGCCTATAATAGCCCCTACACCAATTAAGGCTGTTTGAACAGAAAAGCCT
This region includes:
- a CDS encoding MFS transporter encodes the protein MNKSNTEKEPAKKPSMSFGQILNMSIGFLGIQMGFALQTGNASRILQTFGADVDKLTWFWLAAPLTGMIIQPIIVHYSDNTWTRLGRRRPYFLTGALLSALALFFMPHAPWLKALIAPVIVGAGTLMIMDASFNVAMEPFRALIADDLPEEQHNQGFSVQTALIGVGAIIGSLLPYVLPAWFGVAKTAPKGTVPPNVLYSFMAGAVVLVATVLWTVFTTKEYSPEEQASFQADKQEESKDDQEDKNQSAIAEVFSNLVHMPTTMKQLAVVQFFTWYALFSMWVFTTPALAEHVFHIKAGDTSSEGYNNAANWVDILFGVYNAVSAIYALLLPKILTKISRKKIHSFSLIMGGLGLISLFLIKNQYLLIVPMVGIGLAWGSALAIPYAILSNSIPPQKIGVYMGIFNFTITIPQILNGIVGGLLVKHIFNNQPIYALVMAGVFLFIAALSVRWLQDDPEKQSA